In Penaeus chinensis breed Huanghai No. 1 chromosome 26, ASM1920278v2, whole genome shotgun sequence, a single genomic region encodes these proteins:
- the LOC125038935 gene encoding basic proline-rich protein-like: protein PPPPLPHPHLPPSPPPPLPPPPSPPPPLPPPPPPPPPPPPPPPPPPPPPPPPPPPPPPPPPPPPPPPPPPPPPPPPPPPPPPPPPPPPPPPPPPPPPPPPPPPPPPSPPPPPPPPPPPPPPPPPPPPPPPPPPPPPPPPPPPPPPPPPPPPPPPPPPPPPPPPPPPPPPPPPPPPPPPPPPPPPPPPPPPPPPPPPPPPPPPPPPPPPPPPPPPPPPPPPPPPPPPPPPPPPPPPPPPPPPPPPPPPPPPPPPPPPPPPPPPPPPPPPPPPPPPPPPPPPPPPPPPPPPPPPPPPPPPPPPPPPPPPPPPPPPPPPPPPPPPPPPPPPPPPPPPPPPPPPPPPPPPPPPPPPPPP, encoded by the exons cccccacctcccctccctcacccccacctccctccctcacccccacctccactccctc cccctccctcacccccacctccactccctccccccccccccccccccccccccccccccccccccccccccccccccccccccccccccccccccccccccccccccccccccccccccccccccccccccccccccccccccccccccccccccccccccccccccccccccccccccccccccccccccccccccccccccccccccccccccccccccccacccccccccccccccccccccccccccccccccccctcccccccccccccccccccccccccccccccccccccccccccccccccccccccccccccccccccccccccccccccccccccccccccccccccccccccccccccccccccccccccccccccccccccccccccccccccccccccccccccccccccccccccccccccccccccccccccccccccccccccccccccccccccccccccccccccccccccccccccccccccccccccccccccccccccccccccccccccccccccccccccccccccccccccccccccccccccccccccccccccccccccccccccccccccccccccccccccccccccccccccccccccccccccccccccccccccccccccccccccccccccccccccccccccccccccccccccccccccccccccccccccccccccccccccccccccccccccccccccccccccccccccccccccccccccccccccccccccccccccccccccccccccccccccccccccccccccccccccccccccccccccccccccccccccccccccccccccccccccccccccccccccccccccccccccccccccccccccccccccccccccccccccccccccccccccccccccccccccccccccccccccccctccccccccccccccccccccccccccccccccccccccccccccccccccccccccc